One part of the Segnochrobactrum spirostomi genome encodes these proteins:
- a CDS encoding malate dehydrogenase produces the protein MAKAPVRVAVTGAAGQIAYSLLFRIANGDLLGKDQPVILQLLDLPQAINAVGGVVMELDDCAFPLLADVVITDDPKVAFRDAGIAILVGSRPRSKGMERADLLAANAEIFKVQGRALNDAASRDVKVLVVGNPANTNAYIALASAPDLGPENITSMMRLDHNRAASMAAKKAGVAVEAIEKLAVWGNHSPTMFPDLAPASAGGRPLLELIPDEAWRRDVYIPTVGKRGAAIIEARGLSSAASAANAAIDHVRDWVLGSNGRWVSMGIASDGSYGIPEGLVCGVPVICENGKFERVTGIELDAFAKEKIGISLAELESERDAVRSLLG, from the coding sequence ATGGCCAAAGCCCCCGTTCGCGTCGCAGTCACCGGCGCCGCCGGCCAGATCGCCTACTCCCTGCTGTTCCGCATCGCGAACGGCGACCTCCTCGGCAAGGATCAGCCGGTCATCCTGCAGCTCCTCGACCTGCCCCAGGCGATCAACGCCGTGGGCGGCGTCGTGATGGAGCTCGACGACTGCGCCTTCCCGCTGCTCGCCGACGTCGTCATCACCGACGACCCGAAGGTCGCCTTCCGCGATGCCGGCATCGCGATCCTCGTCGGCTCCCGTCCGCGCAGCAAGGGCATGGAGCGCGCCGACCTGCTCGCCGCCAACGCCGAGATCTTCAAGGTTCAGGGCCGCGCGCTCAACGACGCGGCGAGCCGCGACGTGAAGGTGCTGGTGGTCGGCAACCCGGCCAACACCAACGCCTATATCGCCCTTGCCTCCGCGCCCGACCTCGGTCCCGAGAACATCACCTCGATGATGCGCCTCGACCACAACCGCGCGGCCTCGATGGCGGCGAAGAAGGCCGGGGTCGCGGTCGAAGCGATCGAGAAGCTTGCGGTGTGGGGCAACCATTCGCCCACCATGTTCCCCGATCTCGCCCCTGCGTCCGCCGGCGGCCGTCCGCTCCTCGAGCTGATCCCCGATGAAGCCTGGCGCCGCGACGTCTACATCCCGACGGTGGGCAAGCGCGGCGCGGCGATCATCGAGGCGCGCGGCCTGTCGTCGGCCGCCTCGGCAGCCAACGCCGCGATCGACCACGTGCGCGATTGGGTGCTCGGCAGCAACGGCCGCTGGGTCTCGATGGGCATCGCCTCGGACGGCTCCTACGGCATCCCGGAAGGTCTCGTCTGCGGCGTGCCGGTGATTTGCGAGAACGGCAAGTTCGAGCGCGTGACCGGCATCGAGCTCGACGCCTTCGCGAAGGAGAAGATCGGCATCTCGCTCGCCGAGCTCGAGAGCGAGCGCGACGCCGTCCGCAGCCTGCTCGGCTGA
- a CDS encoding transcriptional regulator: protein MTTTSEQIKAARAMLRWDQKRLAEMSRVSLPSVKRLEARPGPLAAQPRTVAAMVGALENAGIRFLDAGDEGGAGAGPGVRLAYSGPPDEGLRPDELSAANDG from the coding sequence GTGACGACGACGAGCGAACAGATCAAGGCGGCGCGGGCGATGCTCCGCTGGGACCAGAAGCGTCTTGCCGAGATGTCCCGGGTCTCGCTGCCCTCCGTGAAGCGCCTCGAAGCCCGACCCGGCCCGCTCGCCGCGCAGCCGCGCACCGTCGCCGCCATGGTCGGCGCGCTCGAGAATGCCGGCATCCGTTTCCTCGATGCGGGCGACGAGGGCGGAGCCGGCGCCGGGCCGGGTGTCCGCCTCGCTTATTCCGGGCCTCCGGACGAAGGGCTGCGGCCGGACGAACTCAGCGCGGCGAACGACGGCTGA
- a CDS encoding iron-containing alcohol dehydrogenase produces the protein MPSFAIQAPPRILFGRGEAARAAGLVRRLSDRIVVAHGANAVRAAWLIDALTAEGADVLPLRCRGEPLLSELEAGLEAGRRFGATAVVGLGGGAAIDFGKALAALIPSQSAPMDHLEVIGRGQPLGADPLPYVAIPTTAGTGAEVTKNAVIASPEHGRKVSLRDDRMIPRVAIVDPALTDDCPRATTLASGLDAVVQVIEPYVSSKATPFTDAIARPAIGRGLVALARLMADGDRTTDSAAADPTARDEMAWVSLCGGLSLANAGLGAVHGLAGVIGGLVPAPHGLICGRLIGQVLRANRARADGLTAHRLDEVFAEIARVLGGPANDAPETLTAWISAQGLAPIGRFGLGPDRFAAVAAAAQASSSMRGNPVPLAVEALEAILVHEAKA, from the coding sequence ATGCCTTCCTTCGCGATCCAGGCGCCGCCGCGTATCCTGTTCGGCCGTGGCGAGGCGGCGCGCGCCGCCGGGCTCGTCCGCCGGCTCAGTGACCGCATCGTCGTCGCCCACGGGGCGAACGCGGTGCGGGCGGCCTGGCTCATCGATGCGCTCACCGCCGAGGGCGCCGACGTGCTGCCGCTCCGCTGTCGCGGCGAACCGCTGCTGTCGGAACTCGAAGCCGGGCTCGAGGCGGGGCGGCGCTTCGGCGCGACGGCCGTGGTCGGCCTCGGCGGTGGCGCCGCGATCGATTTCGGCAAAGCCCTGGCGGCCCTGATCCCGTCGCAGAGCGCGCCGATGGACCATCTCGAGGTGATCGGCCGCGGCCAGCCGCTCGGCGCCGATCCGCTCCCCTACGTCGCCATACCGACCACCGCCGGCACCGGGGCGGAGGTCACCAAGAACGCCGTCATCGCGAGCCCGGAGCACGGCCGCAAGGTGTCGCTGCGCGACGACCGCATGATCCCCCGCGTCGCCATCGTAGATCCCGCCCTCACCGACGATTGTCCCCGCGCAACCACCCTCGCCTCCGGCCTCGATGCCGTCGTGCAGGTCATCGAGCCCTATGTCTCGTCGAAAGCGACGCCCTTCACCGACGCCATCGCTCGGCCCGCGATCGGCCGCGGCCTCGTCGCCCTCGCCCGTTTGATGGCGGACGGCGACCGCACCACCGACAGTGCCGCGGCGGACCCGACGGCGCGCGACGAGATGGCCTGGGTCAGCCTGTGCGGTGGGCTGTCGCTCGCGAATGCCGGGCTCGGCGCGGTCCATGGCCTCGCCGGTGTGATCGGCGGCCTCGTGCCGGCGCCCCACGGCCTCATCTGCGGCCGGCTGATCGGCCAGGTTCTGCGGGCCAACCGGGCCAGGGCCGACGGCCTGACTGCCCACCGGCTCGACGAGGTGTTCGCCGAGATCGCCCGCGTCCTCGGCGGCCCGGCCAACGACGCGCCGGAGACCCTGACGGCGTGGATCTCCGCCCAGGGTCTCGCCCCGATCGGCCGCTTCGGGCTCGGCCCCGACCGCTTCGCCGCGGTTGCCGCGGCGGCGCAGGCGTCGTCGTCCATGCGCGGAAACCCGGTGCCGCTCGCGGTCGAGGCGCTCGAAGCGATCCTCGTTCATGAGGCGAAAGCCTGA
- the glpK gene encoding glycerol kinase GlpK, with translation MTHILAIDQGTTSSRAILFDAAMRLKAVAQQEFPQHFPASGWVEHDPADLWSSVAGTARAAIEQAGLTGADIAAIGITNQRETVVIWDRATGEPIHRAIVWQDRRTADLCARLKADGLEPEISAKTGLLIDPYFSATKIKWLLDHVEGARERARRGELAFGTVDCFLIWKLTDGAVHATDATNAARTMLYDIREGRWDEALCAAFGVPMAMLPEVRDCAAPYGTTRPDLFGRAIPILGVAGDQQAATVGQACFRPGMLKSTYGTGCFALLNTGDDLVASKNRLLGTIAYRLKGRTTYALEGSIFIAGAVVQWLRDGLKIIRHAAETHPLAEKADPAQDLVLVPAFTGLGAPYWRPDCRGAVFGLTRNSGPAEFARAALESVGYQTRDLLEAMHADWKDATAEGVLRVDGGMTASDWTMQFLADILGAPVDRPVVRETTALGAAYLAGLEAGLYPDPDAFAATWALERRFLPALDETTRTAKYARWRRAVEATMAA, from the coding sequence ATGACGCACATCCTCGCCATCGATCAGGGCACCACCTCGTCGCGGGCGATCCTGTTCGACGCCGCGATGCGCCTCAAGGCCGTCGCCCAGCAGGAATTCCCGCAGCATTTCCCGGCCTCCGGCTGGGTCGAGCACGACCCGGCGGACCTCTGGTCGAGCGTCGCCGGCACCGCGCGTGCCGCGATCGAGCAGGCCGGCCTCACCGGCGCCGACATCGCGGCGATCGGCATCACCAACCAGCGCGAAACGGTGGTGATCTGGGACCGGGCGACCGGCGAGCCGATCCACCGCGCCATCGTCTGGCAGGACCGCCGCACCGCCGATCTCTGCGCCCGCCTCAAGGCGGACGGCCTCGAACCGGAGATCTCCGCCAAGACCGGCCTTCTGATCGATCCCTATTTCTCGGCGACCAAGATCAAATGGCTGCTCGACCATGTCGAAGGCGCGCGCGAGCGGGCCCGACGCGGCGAGCTCGCCTTCGGTACCGTGGACTGCTTCCTGATCTGGAAGCTGACCGACGGCGCCGTCCACGCGACCGACGCCACCAATGCCGCCCGCACCATGCTCTACGACATCCGCGAGGGGCGCTGGGACGAGGCCTTGTGCGCCGCGTTCGGCGTGCCGATGGCGATGCTGCCCGAGGTGCGCGATTGCGCGGCGCCCTACGGCACCACGCGCCCCGATCTGTTCGGCCGGGCGATCCCGATTCTCGGCGTCGCCGGCGATCAGCAGGCGGCGACGGTCGGTCAGGCCTGCTTCCGCCCCGGCATGCTGAAATCGACCTATGGAACGGGCTGCTTCGCGCTCCTCAACACCGGCGACGACCTCGTCGCCTCGAAGAACCGCCTCCTCGGCACCATCGCCTACCGCCTCAAGGGCCGCACCACCTATGCCCTCGAAGGCTCGATCTTCATTGCCGGCGCGGTGGTGCAATGGCTGCGCGACGGCCTCAAGATCATCCGCCACGCCGCCGAGACCCATCCCCTCGCCGAGAAGGCGGACCCGGCGCAGGATCTCGTGCTGGTGCCGGCCTTCACCGGCCTCGGCGCGCCCTATTGGCGGCCGGATTGCCGCGGCGCCGTGTTCGGTCTCACCCGCAATTCCGGCCCGGCCGAATTCGCCCGCGCCGCGCTCGAAAGCGTCGGCTACCAGACCCGCGATCTCCTCGAAGCGATGCACGCCGACTGGAAGGACGCCACGGCGGAAGGCGTGCTCCGGGTCGACGGCGGCATGACGGCGAGCGACTGGACGATGCAGTTCCTCGCCGACATTCTGGGCGCTCCGGTGGACCGGCCGGTGGTGCGGGAGACGACGGCGCTCGGCGCCGCCTATCTCGCCGGCCTCGAAGCCGGGCTCTATCCGGACCCCGACGCCTTCGCCGCGACCTGGGCGTTGGAGCGGCGCTTCCTACCGGCTCTCGACGAGACGACGCGAACGGCCAAATATGCGCGCTGGCGCCGCGCCGTCGAGGCGACGATGGCGGCGTGA
- a CDS encoding ABC transporter substrate-binding protein, translated as MALALFAVGGLATASPAFADMDAAKTFLDKEIGPLSTLSRADQEAEMQWFIDAAKPFQGMEIKVVSETITTHEYESKVLAPAFTAITGIKITHDLIGEGDVIEKLQTQMQTGENIYDGYINDSDLIGTHWRYKQVRDLTDWMAGEGKDVTNPGLDVNDFIGKSFTTAPDGKLYQLPDQQFANVYWFRYDWFTDPKNKADFKAKYGYDLGVPVNWSAYEDIAEFFTGREIDGKKVYGHMDYGKKDPSLGWRFTDAWLSMAGNGDKGLPNGKPVDEWGIRVDDHDRPIGSCVDRGGDTNGPAAVYSIKKYLDWLKAYAPPSAQGMTFGESGPVPAQGEIAQQIFWYTAFTADMVKDGLPVVNADGTPKWRMAPSPHGVYWKEGMKLGYQDAGSWTLMKSTPVDRAKAAWLYAQFVTSKTVDVKKSHVGLTFIRESTIRDKSFTERAPKLGGLVEFYRSPARVQWTPTGTNVPDYPKLAQLWWQNIGDAASGAKTPQEAMDSLCAEQEKVLQRIERSGVQGDIGPKLAAKHDLEWWNKYAVEHGQLAPQLPLANEKDKPVTVDYDQLIKSWQE; from the coding sequence ATGGCGCTCGCCCTGTTCGCCGTGGGAGGCCTTGCCACCGCAAGCCCCGCCTTCGCCGACATGGACGCCGCCAAGACGTTCCTCGACAAGGAAATCGGCCCCCTTTCGACGCTCTCGCGCGCCGATCAGGAAGCCGAAATGCAGTGGTTCATAGACGCCGCCAAGCCCTTCCAGGGCATGGAGATCAAGGTCGTCTCCGAGACCATCACCACCCACGAATATGAATCGAAGGTGCTGGCGCCCGCCTTCACCGCGATCACCGGCATCAAGATCACCCACGACCTCATCGGCGAGGGCGACGTGATCGAGAAGCTGCAGACCCAGATGCAGACCGGCGAGAACATCTACGACGGCTACATCAACGATTCCGACCTGATCGGCACCCACTGGCGTTACAAGCAGGTCCGCGACCTGACCGACTGGATGGCCGGCGAGGGCAAGGACGTCACCAATCCCGGCCTCGACGTCAACGACTTCATCGGGAAGTCCTTCACCACCGCTCCGGACGGCAAGCTCTACCAGCTTCCCGACCAGCAGTTCGCCAACGTCTACTGGTTCCGCTACGACTGGTTCACCGACCCGAAGAACAAGGCCGACTTCAAGGCGAAGTACGGCTACGACCTCGGCGTCCCGGTCAACTGGTCGGCCTACGAGGACATCGCCGAGTTCTTCACCGGTCGCGAGATCGACGGCAAGAAGGTCTACGGCCATATGGACTATGGCAAGAAGGACCCGTCGCTCGGCTGGCGCTTCACCGACGCGTGGCTGTCGATGGCCGGCAACGGCGACAAGGGCCTGCCGAACGGCAAGCCGGTGGACGAATGGGGCATCCGGGTCGACGATCACGATCGTCCGATCGGCTCGTGCGTCGATCGCGGCGGCGACACCAACGGCCCGGCCGCCGTCTACTCGATCAAGAAATATCTCGACTGGCTGAAGGCCTACGCGCCGCCCTCGGCCCAGGGCATGACCTTCGGCGAATCCGGCCCGGTGCCGGCCCAGGGTGAGATCGCCCAGCAGATCTTCTGGTACACCGCCTTCACCGCCGACATGGTGAAGGACGGCCTGCCGGTCGTGAACGCGGACGGTACCCCGAAGTGGCGCATGGCCCCCTCGCCCCACGGCGTCTATTGGAAGGAGGGCATGAAGCTCGGCTACCAGGACGCGGGGTCTTGGACGCTGATGAAGTCGACCCCGGTCGATCGCGCCAAGGCGGCCTGGCTCTATGCCCAGTTCGTCACCTCGAAGACCGTGGACGTGAAGAAGTCGCACGTGGGCCTCACCTTCATCCGTGAGAGCACCATCCGCGACAAGAGCTTCACCGAGCGCGCGCCGAAGCTCGGCGGCCTCGTCGAGTTCTACCGCTCTCCGGCCCGCGTGCAGTGGACCCCGACCGGCACCAACGTGCCGGATTATCCGAAGCTCGCTCAGCTCTGGTGGCAGAACATCGGCGACGCCGCCTCCGGCGCCAAGACCCCGCAGGAGGCGATGGATTCGCTCTGCGCCGAGCAGGAGAAGGTGCTTCAGCGCATCGAGCGCTCGGGCGTCCAGGGCGATATCGGGCCGAAGCTCGCCGCCAAGCACGACCTCGAATGGTGGAATAAGTACGCCGTCGAGCACGGCCAGCTCGCGCCGCAGCTCCCGCTCGCCAACGAGAAGGACAAGCCGGTCACCGTCGATTACGACCAGCTGATCAAGTCTTGGCAAGAGTGA
- a CDS encoding DUF2160 domain-containing protein, with amino-acid sequence MSSTRRWPIVYVVVGLVLLAALGALIAAVPTKDGATDWFGPMIPGGWMAWTLPIALFFYAIASLLIIFTVLAIRFPEIPRVGVLRIETTRGDRLFISLLGSAFLCIGWLALFGAPLWGALILCLVYAVAVFRWV; translated from the coding sequence ATGTCGTCCACCCGTCGTTGGCCGATCGTCTACGTCGTCGTCGGCCTCGTTCTCCTCGCCGCGCTCGGCGCGCTCATCGCCGCGGTGCCCACCAAGGACGGCGCGACCGACTGGTTCGGCCCGATGATCCCCGGCGGCTGGATGGCCTGGACGCTGCCGATCGCGCTGTTCTTCTACGCGATCGCCTCGCTCCTCATCATCTTCACCGTTCTCGCGATCCGGTTTCCGGAGATTCCCCGCGTCGGCGTGCTGCGCATCGAGACGACGCGCGGCGACCGCCTCTTCATCTCGCTTCTGGGCTCAGCCTTTCTCTGCATCGGCTGGCTCGCTCTGTTCGGCGCACCGCTTTGGGGGGCGCTGATTCTCTGCCTCGTCTACGCCGTGGCGGTTTTCCGCTGGGTGTGA
- a CDS encoding carbohydrate ABC transporter permease codes for MVLYLLFLLLPIYWLVTMSLKTNQEITSTFTLWPRDLTFANYHTILTDPAWYMGYVNSITYVVMNTVISITVALPAAYAFSRYTFMGDKHLFFWLLTNRMAPPAVFALPFFQLYSSIGLFDTPIAVALAHCLFNVPLAVWILEGFMRGVPKEIDETAYIDGYSFARFFVKIFMPLIASGIGVAAFFCFMFSWVELLLSRTLTAVNAKPIAATMTRTVSASGMDWGVLAAAGVLTIIPGALVIWFVRNYIAKGFALGRV; via the coding sequence ATGGTGCTCTATCTCCTGTTCCTGCTGTTGCCGATCTATTGGCTCGTCACCATGAGCCTGAAGACCAACCAGGAGATCACCTCGACCTTCACGCTGTGGCCGCGCGACCTGACCTTCGCCAATTACCACACGATCTTGACCGATCCGGCCTGGTACATGGGCTACGTCAACTCGATCACCTACGTGGTGATGAACACGGTGATCTCGATCACAGTGGCGCTGCCGGCGGCCTACGCCTTCAGCCGCTACACCTTCATGGGCGACAAGCACCTGTTCTTCTGGCTGCTGACCAACCGGATGGCACCGCCGGCGGTGTTCGCCCTGCCCTTCTTCCAGCTCTATTCGTCGATCGGGCTATTCGACACGCCGATCGCGGTGGCCCTCGCCCACTGTCTCTTCAACGTCCCGCTCGCGGTGTGGATTCTCGAAGGCTTCATGCGCGGCGTGCCGAAGGAGATCGACGAGACCGCCTATATCGACGGCTACAGCTTCGCGCGGTTCTTCGTGAAGATCTTCATGCCGCTGATCGCGAGCGGCATCGGCGTCGCGGCGTTCTTCTGCTTCATGTTCTCCTGGGTCGAGCTGCTCCTGAGCCGCACGCTGACCGCGGTCAACGCCAAGCCGATCGCCGCCACCATGACCCGCACGGTCTCGGCGAGCGGCATGGACTGGGGCGTGCTCGCCGCCGCCGGCGTCCTCACCATCATCCCGGGCGCGCTCGTGATCTGGTTCGTCCGCAACTACATCGCCAAGGGCTTCGCCCTGGGGAGGGTGTGA
- a CDS encoding carbohydrate ABC transporter permease, which yields MEKTVNHKAWLLVLPVLVLVAFSAVIPLMTVVNYSVNDTFGNNAFFWAGLGWFDDMIHSDRLWGALWRQLMFSAIILAIEVPLGIFIALNMPKKGVWTSVCLVLMALPLLIPFNVVGTIWQIFGRVDIGLLGNTLEAIGIDYNYTNDPVDAWATIVVMDVWHWTSLIALLCYAGLQSIPQAYYQAAKIDQASRWKVFRYIELPKMKGVLLIAVLLRFMDSFMIYTEPFVVTGGGPGNATTFLSIDLVKMAVGQFDLGPAAAFSIMYFLVILLISWVFYTVMTSFDREAR from the coding sequence ATGGAAAAGACCGTCAACCACAAGGCCTGGCTGCTCGTCCTGCCGGTGCTCGTCCTCGTCGCCTTCTCCGCCGTCATCCCGCTCATGACGGTGGTCAATTATTCGGTCAACGACACGTTCGGCAACAACGCGTTCTTCTGGGCGGGTCTCGGCTGGTTCGACGACATGATCCACTCGGACCGGCTGTGGGGCGCCCTGTGGCGCCAGTTGATGTTCTCGGCGATCATCCTCGCGATCGAGGTGCCGCTCGGCATCTTCATCGCCCTCAACATGCCGAAGAAGGGCGTGTGGACCTCGGTCTGCTTGGTCCTGATGGCGCTGCCGCTGCTGATCCCGTTCAACGTCGTCGGCACCATCTGGCAGATCTTCGGCCGCGTCGATATCGGCCTCCTCGGCAACACCCTCGAGGCGATCGGCATCGACTACAACTACACCAACGATCCGGTGGACGCGTGGGCCACCATCGTCGTCATGGACGTCTGGCACTGGACGAGCCTCATCGCGCTGCTCTGCTATGCCGGCCTGCAATCGATCCCGCAGGCTTATTACCAGGCCGCCAAGATCGACCAGGCGAGCCGGTGGAAGGTCTTCCGCTACATCGAGCTGCCGAAGATGAAGGGCGTGCTCCTCATCGCCGTGCTGCTGCGCTTCATGGACAGCTTCATGATCTACACCGAGCCCTTCGTCGTCACCGGCGGCGGCCCCGGCAACGCCACGACGTTCCTCTCGATCGACCTCGTGAAGATGGCCGTCGGCCAGTTCGATCTCGGCCCGGCCGCCGCCTTCTCGATCATGTACTTCCTCGTGATCCTCCTGATTTCCTGGGTGTTCTACACCGTCATGACCAGCTTCGACCGGGAGGCGCGCTGA
- a CDS encoding ABC transporter ATP-binding protein — protein MARITLSKLAHSYLAHPTSDEDYALKEMDHVWDDGGAYALLGASGCGKTTLLNIISGLVTPSQGRVLFGDRDVTMAPTAERNIAQVFQFPVVYDTMSVRDNLAFPLRNRGRDAAYIADRVQTIARMIGMESELGRKARGLTADAKQKISLGRGMVREDVNAILFDEPLTVIDPHMKMELRAQLKSVHREFGHTMIYVTHDQTEALTFADKVVVMHGGRVVQMGTPEELFERPGHTFVGYFIGSPGMNLIEARVEGSVALVEGVAVPLGGAYGAPTGRVQIGVRPEFVRLSATEGLPVRITRVQDVGRHRIARAEFFGRELNAILPEGEGLPADANRFAFDPAHTLVYADDWRVSPEGELQGKAA, from the coding sequence ATGGCCCGTATCACCCTCTCGAAACTCGCCCACTCCTACCTCGCCCATCCGACCTCGGACGAGGACTACGCCCTCAAGGAGATGGACCACGTCTGGGACGACGGCGGCGCCTATGCGCTGCTCGGCGCCTCCGGCTGCGGCAAGACCACCCTTCTCAACATCATCTCCGGCCTCGTCACGCCGAGCCAGGGGCGGGTGCTGTTCGGCGACCGCGACGTGACGATGGCACCGACCGCGGAACGCAACATCGCCCAGGTGTTCCAGTTCCCGGTCGTCTACGACACCATGAGCGTGCGCGACAATCTCGCCTTCCCCTTGCGCAACCGCGGCCGCGACGCCGCCTACATCGCCGACCGAGTACAGACCATCGCCCGCATGATCGGCATGGAGAGCGAGCTCGGTCGCAAGGCCCGCGGCCTCACCGCCGACGCCAAGCAGAAGATCAGCCTCGGCCGCGGCATGGTGCGCGAGGACGTCAATGCGATCCTCTTCGACGAACCGCTGACCGTCATCGACCCGCACATGAAGATGGAGCTGCGCGCGCAGCTCAAATCCGTGCACCGCGAGTTCGGGCACACGATGATCTACGTGACCCACGACCAGACCGAGGCGCTGACCTTCGCCGACAAGGTCGTCGTGATGCACGGCGGCCGCGTCGTGCAGATGGGCACGCCGGAGGAGCTGTTCGAGCGCCCCGGCCACACCTTCGTCGGCTATTTCATCGGCTCGCCGGGCATGAACCTGATCGAGGCGCGGGTCGAGGGGAGCGTCGCCCTCGTCGAAGGCGTCGCCGTGCCGCTCGGCGGCGCCTACGGCGCGCCGACGGGCCGGGTTCAGATCGGCGTCCGGCCGGAATTCGTCCGCCTCAGCGCCACGGAAGGCCTGCCGGTGCGCATCACCCGCGTCCAGGACGTCGGCCGCCACCGTATCGCCCGCGCCGAATTCTTCGGCCGCGAGCTCAACGCCATCCTGCCCGAGGGCGAGGGCCTCCCCGCCGACGCGAACCGCTTCGCCTTCGATCCCGCCCACACTCTCGTCTACGCGGACGATTGGCGCGTCAGCCCCGAGGGCGAACTTCAGGGAAAGGCCGCCTGA
- a CDS encoding ABC transporter ATP-binding protein produces the protein MALELDGVTKTVAGRAHIHPTHLTLERGTMNVLLGPTLSGKTTLMRLMAGLEVPSAGRLRWNGEDVTGQRVQDRKVAMVYQQFINYPSMSVYENIASPLRLLRKSAAEIDRDVRKAADLLKLTPLLARKPLELSGGQQQRCALARALVKEAGLVLLDEPLANLDYKLREELRAEIPNIFAESGSIFVYATTEPEEALLLGGNTATLWEGRVTQFGPTAEVYRKPKDALTARVFSDPPMNFVRVSRTGGRIMFGDGQSVEAAGAFAGLRDGRYLAGFRSNHLELARPAGIGGALEFRTRVSVTEITGSETFLHLDHGTDRWIGLVSGVHDRAPGSDLSVWLDPAHVYVFAEDGGLVASAAYAAAA, from the coding sequence ATGGCGCTGGAATTGGACGGGGTGACGAAGACCGTCGCCGGCCGGGCGCACATTCATCCGACGCATCTGACGCTGGAGCGCGGGACGATGAACGTGCTCCTGGGGCCGACCTTGTCGGGCAAGACCACCCTGATGCGGCTGATGGCGGGTCTCGAGGTGCCGAGCGCGGGCCGCCTGCGCTGGAACGGCGAGGACGTGACCGGCCAGCGGGTGCAGGACCGCAAGGTCGCGATGGTCTACCAGCAATTCATCAACTACCCGTCGATGAGCGTGTACGAGAACATCGCCTCGCCGCTGCGCCTGTTGCGCAAGAGCGCGGCCGAGATCGACCGCGATGTGCGCAAGGCGGCCGATCTCCTGAAGCTGACGCCGCTGCTCGCCCGCAAGCCGCTCGAGCTCTCCGGCGGCCAGCAGCAGCGCTGTGCGCTGGCCCGCGCCCTCGTCAAGGAAGCCGGGCTCGTCCTGCTCGACGAGCCGCTCGCCAACCTCGATTACAAGCTGCGCGAGGAATTGCGCGCCGAAATCCCCAACATCTTCGCCGAATCCGGCTCGATCTTCGTCTATGCGACGACAGAGCCCGAGGAGGCGCTGCTCCTCGGCGGCAACACCGCGACGCTGTGGGAAGGCCGGGTCACCCAGTTCGGGCCGACCGCCGAGGTCTACCGCAAGCCGAAGGACGCGTTGACCGCCCGCGTGTTCAGCGACCCGCCGATGAATTTCGTCCGGGTTTCCCGCACCGGCGGTCGCATCATGTTCGGCGACGGGCAGAGCGTCGAGGCCGCCGGCGCGTTCGCCGGGCTGCGCGACGGGCGCTATCTCGCCGGGTTCCGCTCGAACCACCTCGAGCTCGCGCGCCCCGCCGGCATCGGCGGCGCGCTCGAATTCCGCACCCGCGTCTCGGTCACCGAAATCACCGGCTCGGAGACCTTCCTCCACCTCGACCACGGCACGGACCGCTGGATCGGCCTCGTCTCGGGCGTCCACGACCGGGCGCCGGGGAGCGACCTGTCCGTCTGGCTCGATCCGGCCCACGTCTACGTGTTCGCCGAAGACGGCGGCCTCGTCGCCTCCGCGGCTTACGCGGCCGCGGCCTGA